A single genomic interval of Corallococcus exiguus harbors:
- a CDS encoding chemotaxis protein CheA, translating into MGPGDIPSETAAEWQKVLAVFADEAEGLVSSMEENLIALEVSPAEGLLPGILRGAHTLKGAAASLGFQAVTDYTHGVEDLLQALLDGRLTLDETRVSLLLGAVDHLRELCQASLAGVDSLGAVHQTHLTLLREGIVAGAPTEALPIPAALPRLPEVRGTTRTRVRMDMERLDRIVTLTAELSVARGRMAQFLSRAEESGASWEDALNQQREMDPLFEALQEEVMKVRMVPVGPLFRQHLRTVRDLARSQQKLAQLELEGEDATLDTAVLDALRDPLLHLLRNSLDHGIETPDERRAAGKDPRGRLRLKAYHDAGSVVVELSDDGRGIQRERVRERAKQKGLVAAPERLRDDELLRLIFEPGFSTATEVTELSGRGVGMDVVRRDIEALRGSVSIQSQEGQGTTLTLRLPLTLAVIQGFAMGVGDQVYVVPIEGVQECMEVPANERTLESSGVLSLRGQPLPFLRLRQVFSLGGSTPARENVVVLRHPDGVIGLAVDELQGEGQRVIRPLGRLFQGIPGISGSTILGDGRVGLLLDTPALVRRAILHASEAALSPPSPLATPSPANATRAP; encoded by the coding sequence ATGGGCCCGGGGGACATCCCGTCAGAGACCGCCGCGGAATGGCAGAAGGTGCTGGCCGTCTTCGCGGACGAGGCGGAGGGGCTGGTCTCCTCCATGGAAGAGAACCTCATCGCGCTGGAGGTCTCTCCGGCGGAGGGGCTGCTCCCGGGCATCCTGCGCGGTGCGCACACGCTCAAGGGCGCGGCGGCGTCGCTCGGCTTCCAGGCCGTCACGGACTACACGCACGGCGTCGAGGACCTCCTCCAGGCCCTGCTCGACGGGCGCCTCACGCTGGATGAGACGCGGGTGTCGTTGCTGCTGGGCGCGGTGGATCACCTCCGCGAGCTGTGCCAGGCGTCGCTCGCGGGAGTGGACTCGCTGGGCGCGGTGCACCAGACCCACCTCACCCTGCTGCGCGAGGGCATCGTCGCGGGGGCTCCCACGGAGGCGCTGCCGATTCCCGCCGCGCTGCCGCGCCTGCCGGAGGTGCGTGGCACGACGCGGACCCGCGTGCGCATGGACATGGAGCGCCTGGACCGCATCGTCACGCTCACCGCGGAGCTGTCCGTGGCGCGCGGGCGGATGGCGCAGTTCCTGTCGCGCGCGGAGGAGTCCGGGGCCAGCTGGGAGGACGCGCTCAACCAGCAGCGGGAGATGGATCCGCTCTTCGAGGCGCTCCAGGAAGAGGTGATGAAGGTGCGGATGGTCCCGGTGGGGCCGCTGTTCCGTCAGCACCTGCGCACCGTGCGCGACCTGGCCCGCTCCCAGCAGAAGCTGGCCCAGCTGGAGCTGGAGGGCGAGGACGCCACGCTGGACACCGCGGTGCTGGACGCGCTGCGCGACCCGCTGCTCCACCTGCTGCGCAACTCGCTGGACCACGGCATCGAGACGCCGGACGAGCGGCGCGCCGCGGGCAAGGACCCCCGGGGCCGCCTGCGGCTCAAGGCCTACCATGACGCTGGCAGCGTCGTGGTGGAGCTGTCCGACGACGGCCGCGGCATCCAGCGCGAACGGGTGCGCGAGCGCGCGAAGCAGAAGGGGCTGGTGGCGGCGCCCGAGCGGCTGCGCGACGACGAGCTGCTGCGCCTCATCTTCGAGCCCGGCTTCTCCACGGCCACCGAGGTGACGGAGCTGTCCGGCCGCGGCGTGGGCATGGACGTGGTGCGCCGGGACATCGAGGCCCTGCGCGGCTCCGTGTCCATCCAGAGCCAGGAGGGGCAGGGCACCACCTTGACGCTGCGGCTGCCGCTCACGCTCGCCGTCATCCAGGGCTTCGCCATGGGCGTGGGAGACCAGGTGTACGTGGTCCCCATCGAGGGCGTGCAGGAGTGCATGGAGGTCCCCGCCAACGAGCGCACCTTGGAGTCGTCCGGTGTGCTGTCCCTGCGAGGCCAGCCGCTGCCGTTCCTGCGGCTGCGCCAGGTGTTCTCCCTGGGCGGGAGCACGCCGGCCCGGGAGAACGTGGTCGTCCTCAGGCATCCGGACGGCGTCATCGGCCTGGCGGTGGATGAGCTCCAGGGCGAGGGTCAGCGGGTCATCCGCCCCCTGGGGCGCCTCTTCCAGGGCATCCCCGGCATCTCCGGCTCCACCATCCTGGGCGACGGCCGGGTGGGGCTGCTGCTGGACACGCCCGCGCTGGTGCGCCGGGCCATCCTCCACGCCTCCGAGGCCGCGCTCAGTCCTCCCTCCCCCCTGGCAACCCCTTCTCCCGCGAACGCCACCCGGGCGCCGTAG
- a CDS encoding hydroxysqualene dehydroxylase codes for MPSVIVVGGGVAGLTVAHELVERGFEVQVFDTRTTWGGKARSQPVAGTGTNGRRDLPGEHGFRFYPRFYRHVIDMMQRTPAVPGAATPSVEQHLKATTESAIALIDEDTWYRFSRRKLDKPYDVLEALELFFQKLDFDKADSSLYSLKILQFLSSSEARRFGQYERMSWWDFAQGDLYSPKFQRQLRAVPRTMVAMDPQRGSARTIGAISMQLILDFAQSGVNNDRTMGGPTSQMWLEPWLAHLRGLGVQFHAGVPCTGLDVAGGRIAGVRFANGESRTADHYVLAVPLEAAHALMTPELAAMDPALARLRAADVEQLVSWMVGIQFFLYEDVPLVRGHTFYPDSPWALTSISQPQFWRELGLFRRVFGDGQVGGLLSIDVSDWNTPGTFVPKRAKDCTPEEIKTEVWGQLKAALNGLDPDEQVLTDELLHSFHLDADLDYGGGLPPRNSSGLLVHPPGSWEVRPEAASAIPNLCLAGDYVRTHTDLASMEGACEAGRRAVNAILDRTQSQSRRALIWPLEEPAWVEPWKRLDAALYQRGRPHLFELLGLRTAVQASDVLRRFAALTGLTDVDDWLDQFRVSSMVDALLERLGID; via the coding sequence ATGCCCAGCGTCATCGTGGTGGGAGGGGGCGTCGCGGGACTGACGGTCGCGCACGAGCTGGTGGAGCGCGGCTTCGAGGTCCAGGTCTTCGACACGCGGACGACCTGGGGCGGCAAGGCCCGCTCGCAGCCGGTGGCGGGCACGGGGACGAACGGGCGGCGCGACCTGCCGGGCGAGCACGGCTTCCGCTTCTACCCACGCTTCTACCGCCACGTCATCGACATGATGCAGCGCACGCCCGCCGTCCCCGGCGCGGCCACGCCCTCCGTGGAGCAGCACCTCAAGGCCACCACGGAGAGCGCCATCGCGCTCATCGACGAGGACACGTGGTACCGCTTCTCCCGCCGCAAGCTGGACAAGCCTTATGACGTCCTGGAGGCGCTGGAGCTGTTCTTCCAGAAATTGGACTTCGACAAGGCCGACAGCAGCCTCTACAGCCTCAAGATCCTCCAATTCCTCTCATCCAGTGAGGCCCGCCGGTTCGGCCAGTACGAGCGGATGTCCTGGTGGGACTTCGCGCAGGGGGACCTGTACTCGCCGAAGTTCCAGCGGCAGCTGCGGGCCGTGCCGCGCACGATGGTGGCCATGGATCCGCAGCGCGGGTCCGCGCGGACGATTGGCGCCATCTCCATGCAGCTCATCCTCGACTTCGCCCAGAGCGGGGTGAACAACGACCGGACGATGGGCGGCCCCACGAGCCAGATGTGGCTCGAGCCCTGGCTTGCCCACCTGCGCGGACTGGGCGTGCAATTCCACGCGGGCGTCCCATGCACCGGGCTCGACGTCGCGGGCGGGCGCATCGCCGGGGTCCGCTTCGCCAACGGCGAGTCCCGCACGGCCGACCACTACGTGCTCGCGGTGCCGCTGGAGGCGGCGCATGCGCTGATGACCCCGGAGCTGGCCGCGATGGACCCGGCGCTGGCGCGGTTGCGCGCGGCGGACGTGGAGCAGCTGGTGTCCTGGATGGTGGGCATCCAGTTCTTCCTCTACGAGGACGTGCCGCTGGTCCGCGGCCACACCTTCTATCCGGACTCCCCGTGGGCGCTGACGTCCATCTCGCAGCCGCAGTTCTGGCGCGAGCTGGGGCTGTTCCGGCGCGTGTTCGGGGATGGGCAGGTGGGCGGGCTGCTGTCCATCGATGTCTCGGATTGGAACACGCCCGGCACCTTCGTTCCGAAGCGCGCGAAGGACTGCACGCCGGAGGAGATAAAGACGGAGGTCTGGGGACAGCTCAAGGCGGCGCTCAACGGGCTGGATCCGGACGAGCAGGTGCTGACCGACGAGCTCCTGCACTCCTTCCACCTGGACGCGGACCTGGACTACGGCGGCGGGCTGCCGCCGCGTAACTCGTCCGGCCTGCTCGTCCATCCGCCCGGCTCCTGGGAGGTGCGTCCGGAGGCCGCGAGCGCCATTCCCAATCTCTGTCTCGCGGGGGACTACGTCCGCACGCACACGGACCTGGCCTCCATGGAAGGGGCGTGCGAGGCGGGCCGCCGTGCGGTCAATGCCATCCTTGACCGGACGCAGTCCCAGTCCCGCCGCGCGCTCATCTGGCCCCTGGAGGAGCCGGCGTGGGTGGAGCCGTGGAAGCGCCTGGACGCGGCGCTTTATCAACGCGGGCGCCCGCACCTGTTCGAACTGCTGGGCCTGCGCACCGCGGTCCAGGCCTCGGACGTGCTGCGCCGGTTCGCGGCGCTCACGGGCCTCACCGACGTGGATGACTGGTTGGATCAGTTCCGCGTCTCCAGCATGGTGGACGCGCTGCTGGAGCGGCTGGGCATCGATTGA
- a CDS encoding cupin domain-containing protein produces the protein MGRAIIKKANEADERRPFVSHGEAIVLNMGALSIGRGYFEPGWRWSEHVKPIAGTESCEVVHTLSILSGRMHVVMNDGQELDLEPGDVAFIPSGHDAWVVGDEPCRVVDFTGAEDYAKASKEEQEQPALQ, from the coding sequence ATGGGACGCGCCATCATCAAGAAGGCCAACGAGGCGGACGAGCGCCGGCCCTTCGTGTCGCACGGAGAGGCCATCGTCCTGAACATGGGAGCGCTCAGCATTGGCCGTGGCTACTTCGAACCCGGCTGGCGCTGGTCGGAGCACGTGAAACCCATCGCGGGCACGGAGTCCTGCGAAGTCGTCCACACCCTCAGCATCCTGTCCGGGCGGATGCACGTCGTGATGAATGACGGTCAGGAGCTGGACCTGGAGCCGGGCGACGTCGCCTTCATCCCGTCAGGCCATGACGCCTGGGTCGTGGGCGATGAGCCCTGCCGCGTCGTCGACTTCACCGGCGCGGAGGACTACGCGAAGGCCAGCAAGGAGGAGCAGGAACAGCCCGCGCTCCAGTAG
- a CDS encoding ribonuclease T2 family protein — protein sequence MRPTSRLALWACLVIAQGCRSHHEPPPAPPPTPPTATARPLHLAKPEAIEFEFGRPQATACNCFKRDASAQDGGACATPRFGTYLLALTWAPTFCRTHPDKEECEHLEGTFGATHLTIHGLWPQFNDEEARELNCTYPAFCGGLCECQGSNAPSKCFPDPATIPHAMGTYGPGFITDNYFLANHEWPKHGSCTGMDARTYFQSTIDALLSLPGDQGTPAALTDNVGGSVALENLRAAFGQRDSVAFSCDPKCNLLEIGVCFSVDDQLRPSAPMTCPTNVTSGASNNCVGNGSQPRCPMVKIQAAVPFDSGGGGGGPSSTCGQPGQGPACTNDQLCQNQGWVRCARSGCCTTVPKR from the coding sequence ATGCGCCCAACGTCGCGCCTTGCCCTGTGGGCATGTCTGGTCATCGCGCAGGGATGCCGCTCGCATCACGAGCCGCCTCCCGCGCCCCCACCCACGCCGCCCACGGCCACCGCCCGGCCGCTCCACCTGGCGAAGCCGGAAGCCATCGAGTTCGAGTTCGGCCGGCCCCAGGCCACCGCCTGCAACTGTTTCAAGCGTGATGCCAGCGCGCAGGACGGGGGCGCGTGCGCCACGCCGCGCTTCGGCACGTACCTGCTCGCGCTGACGTGGGCCCCCACCTTCTGCCGGACCCATCCGGACAAGGAGGAGTGCGAGCACCTGGAAGGCACCTTCGGCGCGACGCACCTCACGATCCACGGACTGTGGCCCCAGTTCAACGACGAGGAGGCGCGAGAGCTCAACTGCACCTATCCGGCATTCTGCGGCGGGCTCTGCGAATGCCAGGGCAGCAATGCCCCTTCGAAGTGCTTCCCCGACCCCGCCACGATTCCACACGCCATGGGCACCTACGGGCCGGGCTTCATCACGGACAACTACTTCCTCGCGAACCACGAGTGGCCCAAGCACGGCAGCTGCACGGGAATGGACGCCCGGACCTACTTCCAGAGCACCATCGACGCGCTGCTGTCATTGCCGGGCGACCAGGGAACTCCGGCCGCGCTCACGGACAACGTCGGCGGGAGCGTGGCGCTGGAGAACCTGCGCGCCGCGTTCGGACAGCGCGACAGCGTCGCCTTCTCTTGCGACCCGAAATGCAACCTCCTGGAAATCGGCGTCTGCTTCTCCGTGGATGATCAACTGCGCCCCTCGGCGCCCATGACGTGCCCGACGAACGTCACCAGCGGCGCCTCCAACAACTGCGTGGGCAATGGCTCACAGCCCCGCTGCCCCATGGTGAAGATCCAGGCCGCGGTGCCCTTCGACAGCGGCGGGGGCGGAGGCGGCCCGTCCTCCACCTGCGGACAGCCGGGCCAGGGCCCCGCGTGCACGAATGATCAGCTCTGCCAGAACCAGGGCTGGGTCCGCTGCGCGCGCTCCGGGTGCTGCACCACCGTGCCCAAGCGCTGA
- the dusA gene encoding tRNA dihydrouridine(20/20a) synthase DusA, translating to MTALAYPMPLCVAPMMDWTDRHCRYFFRLISRHTLLYTEMVTTGAVLHGKRDRLLGFTPAEHPVALQLGGSEPADLAASARIGEEWGYDEINLNVGCPSDRVQSGRFGACLMAEPDLVARGVAAMREAVRIPVTVKSRIAIDDLEEWSTLEDFVKRVSAAGCTRFIVHARKAWLQGLSPKENRDVPPLRYDLVHRLKAEYPHLDISLNGGIKTLDAAAEHLGRVDGVMMGRAPYESPYLLADADRRFFGSTQAPLTRHEVVDAMLPYIETQMSQGAPLGAITRHMLGLFQGLPGARAWRRHLSENAHKDGASPEVVRTAAAKVPRDADLQAVA from the coding sequence ATGACTGCCCTGGCCTACCCCATGCCGCTGTGTGTCGCGCCGATGATGGACTGGACAGACCGGCACTGCCGGTACTTCTTCCGGCTCATCTCCCGTCACACGCTGCTCTACACGGAGATGGTGACCACGGGCGCGGTGCTGCATGGCAAGCGCGACCGCCTGCTGGGCTTCACGCCCGCCGAGCACCCGGTGGCCCTCCAGCTGGGCGGCTCGGAGCCCGCGGACCTGGCCGCCTCCGCGCGCATTGGCGAGGAGTGGGGCTACGACGAGATCAACCTCAACGTGGGCTGCCCCAGCGACCGCGTGCAGTCCGGCCGCTTCGGCGCGTGCCTCATGGCGGAGCCGGACCTCGTCGCGCGTGGTGTCGCCGCCATGCGCGAAGCCGTGCGCATCCCCGTGACGGTGAAGTCGCGCATCGCCATCGACGACCTGGAGGAGTGGTCCACGCTGGAGGACTTCGTGAAGCGCGTCTCCGCCGCGGGCTGCACGCGCTTCATCGTGCACGCGCGCAAGGCGTGGCTGCAGGGCCTGTCTCCCAAGGAGAACCGGGACGTGCCGCCCCTGCGCTACGACCTGGTGCACCGGCTCAAGGCCGAGTACCCGCACCTGGACATCAGCCTCAACGGCGGCATCAAGACGCTGGACGCGGCGGCGGAGCACCTGGGCCGCGTGGACGGCGTGATGATGGGCCGCGCGCCCTACGAATCCCCGTACCTGCTGGCGGACGCGGACCGGCGCTTCTTCGGGAGCACGCAGGCGCCCCTCACGCGGCACGAGGTGGTGGACGCGATGCTGCCGTACATCGAAACGCAGATGAGCCAGGGGGCGCCGCTGGGCGCCATCACCCGGCACATGCTGGGCCTCTTCCAGGGCCTGCCCGGCGCGCGAGCCTGGCGCCGGCACCTGAGCGAGAACGCCCACAAGGACGGTGCGAGCCCGGAGGTGGTGCGCACCGCCGCCGCGAAGGTGCCGCGCGACGCCGACCTCCAGGCCGTGGCCTGA
- a CDS encoding squalene/phytoene synthase family protein yields the protein MSDAPTATALPFRDDELADFLVRTSRTFALAIPLLDEPLRREVGLGYLLLRVADTLEDAAPWTRDERRESLAAFEALLQEKPGTDAGALSREWLSRPPSENAGYLDLLARTPTLLASLDALRPEAGAILRHFVLKTVQGMGQVLAGASEDGLLKLGSLQSLRDYCYIVAGLVGELLTELFVLDPRLALYAPNLRSLAPLFGEGLQLVNILKDARQDRKEGRVWLPDGVQLQDVEQLAGQDLIAAARYVRSLFLAGAPRDMLAFTTLPLLLAQATLELLVRDGAGAKVSRAVVTAQMMTLHAALERGTLPEAVEALAGPMPGGP from the coding sequence TTGAGTGACGCCCCCACCGCGACGGCCCTTCCGTTCCGGGATGACGAACTGGCGGACTTCCTCGTGCGGACCAGCCGCACGTTCGCGCTCGCCATCCCGCTGCTCGACGAGCCGCTGCGCCGCGAGGTGGGCCTGGGCTACCTGCTGTTGCGCGTCGCGGACACGCTGGAGGACGCCGCTCCCTGGACGCGCGACGAGCGGCGGGAGTCGCTGGCCGCCTTCGAAGCCCTGCTCCAGGAGAAGCCGGGCACGGACGCCGGGGCGTTGTCGCGCGAGTGGCTGTCGCGCCCTCCCAGCGAGAACGCGGGCTACCTGGACCTGCTCGCGCGCACGCCCACACTGCTGGCGAGCCTGGACGCGCTGCGCCCGGAGGCCGGCGCCATCCTGCGCCACTTCGTGCTGAAGACGGTGCAGGGCATGGGACAGGTGCTGGCCGGTGCGTCCGAGGACGGGCTGTTGAAGCTCGGGTCGCTCCAGTCCCTGCGTGACTATTGCTACATCGTGGCGGGACTGGTGGGGGAGCTGCTCACGGAGCTGTTCGTCCTGGATCCGCGCCTCGCGCTGTACGCGCCGAACCTGCGCTCGCTGGCCCCGCTGTTCGGAGAGGGGCTCCAGCTGGTCAACATCCTCAAGGACGCGCGCCAGGACCGGAAGGAGGGCCGCGTGTGGCTTCCGGACGGCGTGCAGCTCCAGGACGTGGAGCAGCTCGCGGGCCAGGACCTGATCGCCGCGGCGCGCTACGTGCGCTCGCTGTTCCTGGCGGGAGCGCCCCGGGACATGCTCGCCTTCACCACGCTGCCGCTGCTCCTGGCCCAGGCCACCCTGGAGCTGCTGGTGCGCGACGGCGCGGGCGCCAAGGTGTCGCGCGCGGTGGTGACCGCCCAGATGATGACCCTCCACGCCGCGCTCGAACGGGGCACGCTCCCCGAAGCCGTGGAGGCGCTCGCCGGGCCCATGCCGGGCGGCCCCTGA
- a CDS encoding dipeptidase, protein MNRFPSTLFTALPLTAVLVAPVVADACTSMLVTKGATTDGSTFITYAADAHELYGELYYTPARRHAAGSMRDVMEWDTGKFLGRIKQPAATYSVVGNMNEHQLSISESTFTGRKELEGPSGIIDYGSLIYIALERSKTAREAIQVMTDLVAEYGYASTGETFSIADPKEAWLLEMIGKGEGQKGAVWVARKLPDGYISAHANQSRIRQFPLNDSATTLYSPDVISFARAKGWYTGADKDFSFADTYHPLDFGGQRFSEARVWSIFRRAAPSQKLGVEFADGADTTKRLPLWVKPDKKVSVQDAMALMRDHFEGTPLDMSKDVGAGPYAVPYRWRPMTWDVDGKSYVHERAISTQQTGFSFVAQMRSTLPDAIGGVLWFGVDDTFTTVYTPMYAGIRQVPKNFSQGVASRGEFSWDSSFWVFNWVSNQAYGRWSDMIVDVQKAQGDLEGQFLADQANIESIAQVLYKRTPEQARQYLTEYSLQQGDKVHARWRKLGEQLLVKYIDGNVRDNTGKVGHPRYPDAWYRRIAADNGKILESHEKPEPKPAAPAAPAQPAAPAQPAAPKPTVAPAP, encoded by the coding sequence ATGAACCGATTTCCTTCGACCCTCTTCACCGCGCTGCCGCTGACGGCGGTGCTCGTCGCCCCCGTTGTCGCGGACGCCTGCACCAGCATGCTGGTGACGAAGGGCGCCACGACGGACGGCTCCACGTTCATCACCTACGCGGCGGACGCGCACGAGCTGTACGGCGAGCTGTACTACACGCCCGCCCGCCGCCACGCGGCCGGCTCCATGCGCGACGTCATGGAGTGGGACACCGGCAAGTTCCTGGGCCGCATCAAGCAGCCGGCCGCCACCTATTCGGTGGTGGGCAACATGAACGAGCACCAGCTGTCCATCAGCGAGTCCACCTTCACGGGCCGCAAGGAGCTGGAGGGGCCCTCGGGCATCATCGACTACGGCTCGCTCATCTACATCGCGCTGGAGCGCTCGAAGACGGCGCGTGAAGCCATCCAGGTGATGACGGACCTGGTCGCCGAGTACGGCTACGCGTCCACCGGAGAGACGTTCTCCATCGCCGACCCCAAGGAGGCGTGGCTCCTGGAGATGATTGGCAAGGGCGAGGGGCAGAAGGGCGCGGTGTGGGTGGCCCGCAAGCTGCCGGACGGCTACATCTCCGCGCACGCCAACCAGTCGCGCATCCGTCAGTTCCCGCTCAACGACAGCGCCACCACGCTGTACTCGCCGGACGTCATCTCCTTCGCGCGCGCGAAGGGCTGGTACACGGGCGCGGACAAGGACTTCAGCTTCGCGGACACGTACCACCCGCTGGACTTCGGCGGGCAGCGCTTCAGCGAGGCGCGCGTGTGGAGCATCTTCCGCCGCGCGGCCCCGTCCCAGAAGCTGGGCGTGGAGTTCGCGGACGGCGCGGACACCACGAAGCGGCTGCCCCTGTGGGTGAAGCCGGACAAGAAGGTGTCCGTGCAGGACGCCATGGCGCTCATGCGCGACCACTTCGAGGGCACGCCGCTGGACATGTCCAAGGACGTGGGCGCGGGGCCCTACGCGGTGCCCTACCGCTGGCGCCCCATGACGTGGGACGTGGACGGCAAGAGCTACGTGCACGAGCGCGCCATCTCCACGCAGCAGACGGGCTTCTCCTTCGTCGCGCAGATGCGCTCGACGCTGCCGGACGCCATTGGCGGGGTGCTCTGGTTCGGCGTGGATGACACCTTCACCACCGTCTACACGCCCATGTACGCGGGCATCCGGCAGGTGCCGAAGAACTTCTCCCAGGGCGTGGCCAGCCGCGGCGAGTTCTCCTGGGACTCGTCCTTCTGGGTCTTCAACTGGGTGTCGAACCAGGCCTACGGGCGCTGGAGCGACATGATCGTCGACGTGCAGAAGGCGCAGGGGGACCTGGAGGGCCAGTTCCTGGCGGACCAGGCCAACATCGAGAGCATCGCGCAGGTGCTCTACAAGCGGACGCCGGAGCAGGCCCGCCAGTACCTCACCGAGTACTCCCTGCAGCAGGGCGACAAGGTGCACGCGCGCTGGCGCAAGCTGGGTGAGCAGCTGCTCGTGAAGTACATCGACGGCAACGTGCGCGACAACACGGGCAAGGTGGGCCACCCGCGCTACCCGGACGCGTGGTACCGCCGCATCGCGGCTGACAACGGCAAGATCCTGGAGTCGCACGAGAAGCCGGAGCCGAAGCCCGCCGCCCCCGCCGCGCCGGCCCAGCCCGCTGCTCCCGCGCAGCCCGCGGCCCCGAAGCCCACGGTTGCTCCGGCGCCCTGA
- the acs gene encoding acetate--CoA ligase — protein sequence MADPQEIVSVLTESRVFPPPEDFSRRAHIRDMQDYQRLWDEAAKDPDKYWGDRAREELYWKEPFQTVLDWKPPHARWFVEGKTNLAYNCLDRHLPKLKDKPAILFEGEPGDRRTLTYGELSQQVNRLANGLKSLGVKKGDRVGIYLPMVPEAAVAMLACARLGAVHSVVFGGFSAEALQDRMKDAGAKVLLTADGGWRKGAVVPLMKNVEAALPNAPSIEKVIVLTRTGDGKLPEGPKFLAWDALVKGQSDVCEPEWVESEHPLFILYTSGSTGKPKGVLHTTAGYAMNASLTTRWVFDLRDDDVYWCTADVGWVTGHTYVVYGPLMNGVTTIIYEGAPTQPGPDRFWDIIERYKATILYTAPTAIRAFMRLGDEPVKKHDLTSLRLLGSVGEPINPEAWMWYRDVIGGGRCPVVDTWWQTETGSIMVSPLPGATPTKPGSATFPLPGIHAEILDRDGKRVPKGQGGLLFVTKPWPSMLRTVYGDPERYVNTYFSELPGMYFTGDGARTDADGYVWLMGRVDDVVNVAGHRLGTAEVESALVAHPKVSEAAVVGRPDDLKGTALVAFVTLKQGNAPSEALKKELAVHVGKEIGAIARPDVIRFAEGLPKTRSGKIMRRLLRDVAAGKQSSQDTTTLEDLNVLAALRQNDE from the coding sequence ATGGCAGACCCGCAGGAAATCGTCTCGGTCCTGACCGAGTCCCGCGTCTTCCCCCCGCCCGAGGACTTCTCCCGGCGGGCCCACATCCGCGACATGCAGGACTATCAGCGGCTGTGGGACGAAGCCGCGAAGGATCCGGACAAGTACTGGGGCGACCGCGCCCGCGAGGAGCTCTACTGGAAGGAACCCTTCCAGACGGTGCTGGACTGGAAGCCGCCCCACGCGCGCTGGTTCGTCGAGGGGAAGACCAACCTCGCCTACAACTGTCTGGACCGGCACCTGCCGAAGCTCAAGGACAAGCCCGCCATCCTCTTCGAGGGCGAGCCGGGCGACCGCCGCACCCTCACCTACGGAGAGCTGTCCCAGCAGGTGAACCGGCTGGCCAACGGGCTCAAGTCGCTGGGCGTGAAGAAGGGCGACCGCGTGGGCATCTACCTGCCCATGGTGCCGGAGGCCGCCGTCGCGATGCTGGCGTGCGCGCGGCTGGGCGCGGTGCACTCGGTGGTGTTCGGCGGCTTCTCCGCGGAAGCGCTCCAGGACCGCATGAAGGACGCGGGCGCCAAGGTGCTGCTCACCGCGGACGGCGGCTGGCGCAAGGGCGCGGTGGTGCCACTGATGAAGAACGTGGAGGCCGCGCTCCCGAACGCCCCCAGCATCGAGAAGGTCATCGTCCTCACCCGCACCGGTGACGGCAAGCTGCCCGAAGGTCCGAAGTTCCTGGCCTGGGACGCGCTGGTGAAGGGCCAGTCCGACGTCTGCGAGCCGGAGTGGGTGGAGAGTGAACACCCGCTGTTCATCCTCTACACGTCCGGCTCCACCGGGAAGCCCAAGGGCGTGCTGCACACCACGGCCGGCTACGCGATGAACGCGTCGCTCACCACGCGCTGGGTGTTCGACCTGCGCGATGACGACGTCTACTGGTGCACCGCGGACGTGGGCTGGGTGACGGGCCACACGTACGTCGTCTACGGCCCGCTGATGAACGGCGTCACCACCATCATCTACGAGGGTGCGCCCACGCAGCCGGGCCCGGACCGCTTCTGGGACATCATCGAGCGCTACAAGGCCACCATCCTCTACACCGCGCCCACCGCCATCCGCGCCTTCATGCGCCTGGGCGACGAGCCGGTGAAGAAGCACGACCTGACCTCGCTGCGCCTCTTGGGCAGCGTGGGCGAGCCCATCAACCCCGAGGCGTGGATGTGGTACCGCGACGTCATCGGCGGGGGGCGCTGCCCGGTCGTGGACACGTGGTGGCAGACGGAGACGGGCAGCATCATGGTTTCACCGCTGCCCGGCGCCACGCCCACCAAGCCCGGCTCCGCCACGTTCCCGCTGCCCGGCATCCACGCGGAGATTCTCGACCGCGACGGCAAGCGCGTGCCCAAGGGGCAGGGGGGGCTGCTCTTCGTGACGAAGCCCTGGCCGTCCATGCTGCGCACCGTGTACGGGGACCCGGAGCGGTACGTGAACACGTACTTCAGCGAGCTGCCCGGCATGTACTTCACCGGCGACGGCGCGCGCACGGACGCGGACGGCTACGTGTGGCTGATGGGGCGCGTGGACGACGTGGTGAACGTGGCGGGCCACCGCCTGGGCACCGCGGAGGTGGAGAGCGCGCTCGTGGCGCACCCGAAGGTGTCCGAGGCCGCCGTGGTGGGCCGCCCGGATGACCTGAAGGGCACGGCGCTCGTCGCCTTCGTGACGCTCAAGCAGGGCAACGCGCCTTCGGAAGCGCTCAAGAAGGAGCTGGCCGTGCACGTGGGCAAGGAGATTGGCGCCATCGCGCGGCCGGATGTCATCCGCTTCGCGGAAGGGCTGCCCAAGACGCGCTCCGGGAAGATCATGCGCCGGCTGCTGCGCGACGTGGCCGCGGGCAAGCAGTCCTCGCAGGACACCACCACGCTGGAGGACCTCAACGTGCTGGCGGCGCTGCGCCAGAACGACGAGTAG